One segment of Candidatus Nanopelagicales bacterium DNA contains the following:
- a CDS encoding COX15/CtaA family protein produces MGALTMQSQRAGKSARGIYIANLVAQGAIVITGATVRLTGSGLGCPTWPQCVDGSYTPTASQEQEWHKLVEFGNRTLTFALVVLAIAAIIFAVVDQRNRVRRGGNRRGFLLFLAAIPFLGTFAQAILGGITVLTGLSPITVASHLLLSMALIAGCVALVVRSGDEGDAPVQLLVRREIRVLTWILIGVTSLVVIMGTVVTGSGPHSGDAKAELRFSFDPRMVSWLHADIVLLFIGLVVALLLALYLTNAPTGAIKLTWLLVAISLAQAAIGYTQYFTGLPELLVLVHVTGAVLLWITILFIPSRERIRETISS; encoded by the coding sequence ATGGGAGCCCTAACAATGCAATCACAACGCGCAGGTAAGTCAGCTCGCGGGATTTACATAGCAAACCTTGTCGCACAGGGCGCAATCGTGATTACAGGAGCGACAGTTCGACTCACGGGATCGGGGCTCGGTTGCCCGACATGGCCGCAGTGCGTTGATGGTTCGTACACGCCCACTGCAAGTCAAGAGCAGGAATGGCACAAACTCGTAGAATTTGGCAATCGAACGCTCACATTTGCTCTTGTTGTATTGGCGATCGCGGCCATAATTTTCGCAGTTGTTGATCAACGTAATCGTGTGCGCCGTGGTGGCAATCGCCGCGGATTCCTATTGTTTTTAGCTGCTATTCCATTTCTTGGAACCTTTGCTCAGGCAATTCTGGGGGGAATTACCGTCCTGACAGGTTTGAGTCCAATCACGGTTGCCTCGCATTTGCTGCTGTCGATGGCCCTCATCGCAGGCTGTGTCGCGCTCGTGGTTCGTTCTGGTGATGAAGGTGATGCACCGGTGCAATTACTCGTTCGCAGAGAAATCCGTGTGCTCACGTGGATTCTTATCGGAGTCACTTCATTGGTAGTCATCATGGGAACGGTGGTGACGGGAAGTGGTCCCCATAGTGGCGACGCCAAAGCTGAACTTCGCTTTAGTTTCGATCCACGAATGGTGTCCTGGCTTCACGCTGACATTGTGTTGCTCTTCATCGGCTTAGTCGTGGCGCTTCTTCTTGCGCTGTATCTCACCAATGCCCCGACAGGGGCGATCAAACTCACGTGGTTGTTGGTTGCCATTTCACTTGCTCAAGCAGCGATTGGTTACACCCAGTACTTCACTGGCTTACCTGAATTACTTGTTCTTGTTCACGTGACCGGCGCGGTCCTTCTGTGGATCACTATCTTGTTTATACCTTCTCGCGAACGCATACGCGAAACAATCAGTTCGTAA